Proteins encoded in a region of the Streptomyces akebiae genome:
- a CDS encoding carbohydrate ABC transporter permease produces the protein MSTLTLRAKRRRSALRTVAFLSPWLIGFGVFFAYPLVSTVYFSFMKYDGFGAPQFRGLGNWSYVFHDYPMFWPALRNTLWLVLIMVTCRVLFGLGVGLLITKIKTGAGVFRTLFYLPYLAPPVAATLAFVFLLNPGTGPVNSVLDGLGLPTPGWFTDPAWSKPALTALALWGVGDLMVIFMAALLDVPKEQYEAAELDGASAWQRFRFVTLPSISPIVMFAVVTGVIQTMQYYTQPLVAGKVASGIIGGSGQQFEPGYPDKSTLTLPQLVYNLGFQRFDYGAACVVALVLFALSMVFTALLMRRRGGLIGAGD, from the coding sequence GTGTCCACGCTCACTCTCCGCGCGAAGCGCCGCAGGTCGGCGCTTCGAACGGTGGCCTTCCTGTCACCGTGGCTCATCGGGTTCGGCGTCTTCTTCGCCTATCCCCTGGTGTCCACCGTCTACTTCTCCTTCATGAAGTACGACGGCTTCGGCGCCCCCCAGTTCCGCGGCCTCGGCAACTGGTCCTACGTCTTCCACGACTACCCGATGTTCTGGCCGGCCCTGCGCAACACGCTCTGGCTGGTGCTGATCATGGTCACCTGCCGGGTGCTCTTCGGGCTCGGCGTCGGTCTGCTGATCACCAAGATCAAAACCGGGGCGGGTGTCTTCCGCACCCTCTTCTATCTGCCGTACCTCGCCCCGCCGGTCGCCGCGACGCTGGCCTTCGTCTTCCTCCTCAACCCCGGGACCGGGCCGGTCAACTCGGTCCTCGACGGACTGGGCCTGCCGACGCCCGGCTGGTTCACCGACCCGGCCTGGTCCAAGCCGGCGCTCACCGCCCTCGCGCTGTGGGGCGTGGGCGACCTGATGGTGATCTTCATGGCCGCGCTGCTCGACGTCCCCAAGGAGCAGTACGAGGCCGCCGAACTGGACGGGGCCTCGGCCTGGCAGCGGTTCCGGTTCGTGACGCTGCCGAGCATCTCGCCGATCGTGATGTTCGCCGTGGTCACGGGCGTGATCCAGACCATGCAGTACTACACGCAGCCCCTGGTGGCCGGGAAGGTCGCCTCCGGCATCATCGGCGGCTCCGGGCAGCAGTTCGAGCCGGGCTACCCGGACAAGTCGACCCTGACGCTGCCTCAGCTCGTCTACAACCTGGGCTTCCAGCGCTTCGACTACGGCGCCGCCTGTGTGGTCGCCCTCGTGCTGTTCGCCCTGTCGATGGTGTTCACCGCGCTGCTGATGCGGCGCCGGGGCGGACTGATCGGAGCGGGTGACTGA
- a CDS encoding PadR family transcriptional regulator, producing MSTRHILLGLLAGGPSHGYDLKRRHDERFPQARPLAYGQVYTTLQRLVRDGLAEVEGTEADSGPERTMYRSTDEGARELAKWAGEITAPAPFVTNEIFAKLVVSILADGDPAAYLRAQRAAHMARMRELTAVKTAPGADLSTVLAADYALNHLDADLRWMNTTAARLTTLTAEVDAA from the coding sequence ATGAGCACCCGTCACATCCTGTTGGGGCTGCTCGCCGGCGGGCCGAGCCATGGCTACGACCTCAAGCGACGGCACGACGAACGCTTCCCGCAGGCCCGACCGCTGGCCTACGGGCAGGTCTACACGACCCTGCAACGACTGGTCCGCGACGGCCTGGCCGAGGTCGAGGGCACCGAGGCGGACAGCGGTCCGGAGCGGACGATGTACCGCTCGACGGACGAGGGGGCGCGCGAGCTGGCCAAGTGGGCCGGGGAGATCACCGCGCCCGCGCCGTTCGTGACGAACGAGATCTTCGCCAAGCTCGTCGTCTCGATCCTCGCCGACGGCGACCCGGCCGCCTACCTACGGGCGCAGCGCGCCGCGCACATGGCGCGCATGCGCGAGCTGACCGCCGTGAAGACCGCGCCGGGCGCCGACCTCTCGACCGTGCTCGCGGCGGACTACGCCCTCAACCATCTCGACGCCGACCTCCGCTGGATGAACACCACCGCGGCCCGGCTGACCACCCTGACCGCGGAGGTAGACGCAGCATGA
- a CDS encoding HNH endonuclease, whose protein sequence is MPHVLVLNASYEPLGVVPLRRALVLVLENKAVSLEESGAYLHSATVTVPAPSVVRLKRFVRVPYRGPVPLTRRALFARDGGRCMYCGGVATSVDHVIPRSRGGKHVWDNVVASCRRCNHVKADRHLVEIGWRLRHKPAPPTGLAWRIIGTGHRDPRWLPYLQPYGADDALARIDGISA, encoded by the coding sequence GTGCCGCACGTCCTGGTCCTCAACGCGTCGTACGAGCCGCTCGGCGTCGTACCGCTCCGCCGCGCGCTCGTCCTCGTCCTGGAGAACAAAGCCGTCTCCCTGGAAGAATCCGGCGCCTATCTGCACAGCGCGACCGTCACAGTCCCCGCACCCAGCGTGGTCCGGCTCAAGCGATTCGTCCGGGTTCCCTATCGGGGGCCCGTTCCTCTGACCCGTAGGGCGCTGTTCGCCCGCGACGGGGGCCGGTGCATGTACTGCGGTGGCGTCGCAACCAGCGTCGACCACGTCATCCCGCGCAGCCGCGGGGGCAAGCACGTCTGGGACAACGTCGTCGCGTCGTGCCGCCGCTGCAACCACGTCAAGGCCGACCGCCATCTCGTCGAGATCGGCTGGCGGCTCCGCCACAAACCCGCACCGCCCACCGGGCTGGCCTGGCGCATCATCGGCACGGGCCATAGGGACCCGCGCTGGCTGCCCTACCTGCAGCCGTACGGCGCGGACGACGCGTTGGCCCGGATCGACGGCATCTCCGCCTGA
- a CDS encoding mechanosensitive ion channel family protein, giving the protein MSSVSSLPLLLAAATPSPSPSETATTPAVPSLEDAQESATNAASWVEENWSTWLAIGLRVLLIVVIAAVLRVFVRRAITKLIDRMNRSVPGVEGGTLGGLLVNVERRRQRSQAIGSVLRSVASFLILGTAALMVLATFEINLAPLLASAGVAGVAIGFGARNLVTDFLSGVFMILEDQYGVGDTVDAGVASGEVIEVGLRVTKLRGDNGEIWYVRNGEVKRIGNLSQGWATAGVDVTVRYDEDLDKVRRTLMEVSEAMSREEPWNELLWGPIEVLGLDDVLLDSMVVRVSAKTMPGKALTVERELRWRIKKAFDGADIRIVGGAPAAAADDTDDPSAAVSAPSVYANTASPQSERATPIAPAAK; this is encoded by the coding sequence GTGTCGTCCGTTTCTTCCCTGCCCCTCCTACTGGCCGCCGCCACGCCGTCGCCGTCCCCCTCGGAGACGGCGACGACACCGGCCGTGCCGTCGCTGGAGGACGCCCAGGAGAGCGCGACCAACGCCGCCAGCTGGGTGGAGGAGAACTGGTCCACATGGCTGGCCATCGGTCTCCGCGTCCTGCTGATCGTGGTCATAGCGGCGGTGCTGAGAGTGTTCGTCCGGCGGGCGATCACCAAGCTCATAGACCGGATGAACCGCTCCGTCCCCGGCGTCGAGGGCGGCACTCTCGGCGGTCTGCTGGTCAACGTGGAGCGCCGCCGGCAGCGCTCCCAGGCCATCGGTTCGGTCCTGCGCTCGGTCGCGTCCTTCCTGATCCTGGGTACCGCCGCCCTGATGGTCCTCGCCACCTTCGAGATCAACCTGGCCCCGCTGCTGGCCTCCGCCGGTGTCGCGGGCGTCGCCATCGGTTTCGGCGCCCGGAACCTGGTCACGGACTTCCTCTCCGGCGTCTTCATGATCCTGGAGGACCAGTACGGCGTCGGTGACACCGTCGACGCGGGCGTCGCCTCCGGCGAGGTCATCGAGGTCGGCCTGCGCGTCACCAAGCTGCGCGGCGACAACGGTGAGATCTGGTACGTCCGCAACGGCGAGGTCAAGCGCATCGGCAACCTCTCCCAGGGCTGGGCCACGGCCGGCGTCGACGTCACCGTCCGCTACGACGAGGACCTCGACAAGGTCCGCCGCACCCTGATGGAGGTCAGCGAGGCGATGAGCAGGGAGGAGCCGTGGAACGAGCTCCTGTGGGGCCCCATCGAGGTCCTCGGCCTCGACGACGTGCTCCTGGACTCGATGGTCGTCCGCGTCTCCGCCAAGACGATGCCCGGCAAGGCCCTCACGGTCGAACGCGAGCTGCGCTGGCGCATCAAGAAGGCGTTCGACGGGGCCGACATCCGCATCGTGGGCGGGGCGCCGGCCGCCGCGGCCGACGACACGGACGACCCGAGCGCCGCGGTGTCCGCCCCGTCGGTCTACGCCAACACGGCCTCGCCCCAGTCGGAACGGGCGACGCCGATCGCGCCGGCGGCGAAGTAG
- a CDS encoding ROK family transcriptional regulator, with protein sequence MAGTPRVLRAMNDRAALDLLLEHGPLSRTRLGRLTGLSKPTASQLLARLEAAGLVVATGTGGDGPRDGGPGGSESGTGRPGPNAQLYAVDPTAAYAAGLDVTPERVLAAVADITGRTVGEHAVPTPGRHPAEPVVRQVTTALDGAVKAAGLTRSDVHRLVIGTPGAFDPTTGRLRYASHLPGWHSPALLDELAAALPMPVEYENDVNLAALAEQRLGAAKGHDDFVLLWNEGGLGAAVVLGGRLHRGFTGGAGEVGFLPVPGVPLVRHVTKANSGGFQELAGSQIIPRLARELGISDLPEGPYAEVAAALVARAAEVDSGPHRQLLATYATGVATGLASLVSVLDPELIVLSGSALVSGGEPLRALVEAELGELAAARPRLVLGAVLEQPVLRGALESALATTRDEVFDTLTLR encoded by the coding sequence ATGGCAGGAACCCCTCGCGTACTGCGCGCCATGAACGACCGCGCCGCACTCGATCTGCTGCTGGAGCACGGACCGCTCTCCCGGACCCGGCTCGGCAGGCTGACGGGGCTGTCCAAGCCGACCGCCTCTCAGCTCCTGGCCCGCCTCGAAGCCGCCGGACTCGTGGTCGCCACGGGCACCGGCGGGGACGGACCCCGCGACGGCGGCCCCGGCGGCAGCGAATCGGGTACGGGCCGACCCGGCCCCAACGCCCAGCTCTACGCGGTCGACCCGACCGCCGCGTACGCCGCCGGCCTCGACGTCACCCCCGAACGCGTCCTGGCCGCCGTCGCCGACATCACCGGCCGCACGGTGGGCGAGCACGCCGTCCCCACCCCCGGACGCCACCCCGCCGAACCCGTCGTACGGCAGGTCACCACCGCCCTCGACGGGGCGGTCAAGGCCGCCGGACTCACCCGGTCCGACGTGCACCGGCTGGTCATCGGCACGCCGGGCGCCTTCGACCCCACCACCGGTCGGCTGCGGTACGCCTCGCACCTGCCCGGTTGGCACTCCCCCGCCCTCCTCGACGAACTCGCCGCCGCGCTGCCGATGCCGGTGGAGTACGAGAACGACGTGAACCTCGCCGCGCTGGCCGAACAGCGGCTGGGCGCGGCCAAGGGCCACGACGACTTCGTCCTGCTGTGGAACGAGGGCGGCCTCGGCGCCGCGGTCGTCCTCGGCGGGCGGCTGCACCGGGGGTTCACCGGGGGTGCCGGCGAGGTCGGCTTCCTGCCGGTCCCCGGGGTACCGCTGGTCCGCCATGTCACCAAGGCGAACAGCGGCGGCTTCCAGGAGCTCGCCGGTTCGCAGATCATTCCCCGGCTCGCCCGCGAGCTGGGGATCTCCGACCTCCCCGAGGGGCCGTACGCCGAGGTCGCGGCGGCGCTCGTCGCCCGTGCGGCCGAGGTCGACTCCGGCCCTCACCGTCAACTTCTGGCCACGTACGCCACAGGCGTCGCGACCGGACTGGCCTCGCTCGTGTCCGTGCTCGACCCCGAGCTGATCGTCCTCAGCGGTTCGGCGCTGGTCTCCGGCGGGGAGCCGTTGCGGGCTCTCGTGGAGGCCGAGCTGGGAGAGCTGGCCGCCGCCCGGCCGCGGCTCGTCCTCGGTGCCGTACTCGAACAGCCCGTGCTGCGGGGGGCGTTGGAGAGTGCCCTCGCGACGACCCGCGACGAAGTCTTCGACACGTTGACGCTCCGCTGA
- a CDS encoding carbohydrate ABC transporter permease, with protein MTQVLDVRDKPVTTVAAPDSERTARRRALLEWIAVHSLGVAAALFFTLPFVFVVLTSLMSDQQALTRDLIPDTWEWGNYRQVLDTPGFLTWWRNTLVYAGLGTVLTVVSSLPVAYALAKFRFRGRNLALMLVISMMMLPPQVVVIPMYLFWAKQMDLSGSLWPLIIPMAFGDAFSIFLLRQFLMTIPNEYLDAARVDGCGELRTLLRVVLPMAKPGIAAVALFQFFYAWNDYFGPQIYASENPAAWTLSYGLESFKGAHHTDWNLTMAATVLVMAPVILVFFFAQKAFVEGVTLTGVKG; from the coding sequence ATGACCCAGGTACTGGACGTACGCGACAAGCCCGTCACGACGGTGGCGGCCCCCGACAGCGAGCGGACCGCCCGCCGCCGGGCCCTGCTGGAGTGGATCGCCGTCCACTCACTGGGCGTGGCCGCCGCGCTCTTCTTCACCCTGCCCTTCGTCTTCGTGGTGCTGACCTCGCTGATGAGCGATCAGCAGGCACTCACCCGCGATCTGATCCCGGACACCTGGGAGTGGGGCAACTACCGCCAGGTCCTCGACACCCCCGGCTTCCTGACCTGGTGGCGGAACACCCTGGTCTACGCGGGCCTCGGCACGGTCCTCACCGTCGTGTCGTCCCTCCCCGTGGCGTACGCACTCGCCAAGTTCCGCTTCCGGGGCCGTAATCTGGCGCTGATGCTGGTCATCTCGATGATGATGCTGCCGCCGCAGGTCGTGGTGATCCCGATGTACCTGTTCTGGGCCAAGCAGATGGACCTGTCCGGTTCGCTGTGGCCGCTGATCATCCCGATGGCGTTCGGGGACGCGTTCTCCATCTTCCTGCTGCGCCAGTTCCTGATGACCATCCCCAACGAGTACCTGGACGCGGCCCGGGTCGACGGCTGCGGCGAACTGCGCACCCTGCTGCGGGTCGTCCTGCCGATGGCGAAGCCCGGCATCGCGGCCGTCGCCCTGTTCCAGTTCTTCTACGCCTGGAACGACTACTTCGGACCGCAGATCTACGCCTCCGAGAACCCGGCCGCCTGGACGCTCAGTTACGGCCTGGAGTCCTTCAAGGGCGCGCACCACACCGACTGGAACCTGACCATGGCCGCGACCGTGCTGGTCATGGCCCCGGTGATCCTCGTGTTCTTCTTCGCCCAGAAGGCGTTCGTCGAAGGCGTCACCCTGACCGGAGTAAAGGGTTGA
- a CDS encoding ABC transporter ATP-binding protein, with product MNEKNAGPAPLLTARELVKEHGRTRALRGASVELREGEILAVTGASGSGKSTLLHCLAGIVRPDEGSVAYAGKRLDQLPEKELSELRRTDFGIVFQFGQLIPELTAVDNVALPLLLAGTDRRAARERAGEWLERFGVRGQEEQRPGEMSGGQAQRVSLARALVTAPKVVFADEPTGALDSLASEQVMAALTHAARESGTAVLLITHDAQTAAYADREVTLKDGVVVSEADVTLEVSR from the coding sequence ATGAACGAGAAGAACGCCGGCCCCGCGCCGTTGCTCACGGCCCGCGAACTGGTCAAGGAGCACGGCAGGACCCGGGCGCTGCGGGGTGCCTCGGTGGAGCTGCGGGAGGGCGAGATCCTCGCCGTCACGGGAGCCAGCGGCAGCGGGAAGTCCACGTTGCTGCACTGCCTGGCGGGCATCGTCCGGCCGGACGAGGGCTCCGTGGCGTACGCCGGGAAGCGGCTCGACCAACTCCCCGAGAAGGAACTCAGCGAACTGCGCCGGACGGACTTCGGGATCGTCTTCCAGTTCGGGCAGCTGATACCCGAGCTGACGGCCGTCGACAACGTCGCGTTGCCGCTGCTGCTGGCCGGCACGGACCGCAGGGCCGCGCGGGAGCGGGCCGGCGAGTGGCTGGAGCGGTTCGGTGTGCGGGGGCAGGAGGAGCAGCGGCCCGGGGAGATGAGCGGCGGCCAGGCGCAGCGGGTGTCGCTGGCGCGGGCACTGGTGACCGCGCCGAAGGTGGTGTTCGCGGACGAGCCGACCGGCGCGCTGGACTCCCTGGCGAGCGAGCAGGTGATGGCGGCGCTGACGCACGCGGCCCGTGAGTCCGGTACGGCGGTGCTGCTGATCACGCACGACGCCCAGACCGCGGCGTACGCGGACCGGGAGGTCACGCTGAAGGACGGCGTCGTGGTGTCGGAGGCCGACGTGACGCTGGAGGTGTCCCGGTGA
- a CDS encoding 6-phospho-beta-glucosidase, translating to MKLTVVGGGSTYTPELVDGFARLRDTLPIEELVLVDPAADRLELVGGLARRIFARQGHPGRIVTTGDLDRGVEGADAVLLQLRVGGQAARERDETWPLECGCVGQETTGAGGLAKALRTVPVVLDIAERVRRTNPDAWIIDFTNPVGIVTRALLRAGHKAVGLCNVAIGLQRKFAARLGVAPAEVHLDHVGLNHLTWETGVRLGGPTGEDVLPKLLADHGEAIAADLRLPRPVLDRLGVVPSYYLRYYYAHDEVVRELGAKPSRAAEVAAMERELLEMYADPALDEKPALLARRGGAFYSEAAVDLAASLLGDGGSPYQVVNTVNGSTLPFLPADAVIEVQAAVGPDGAEPLPVPTVDPLYAGLMANVTAYEDLALDAALRGGRDRVFRALLSHPLIGQYAYAETLTDRLLAHNREHLAWA from the coding sequence ATGAAGCTCACCGTGGTCGGCGGAGGGTCGACCTACACTCCCGAACTCGTCGACGGGTTCGCCCGGCTCAGGGACACGCTGCCGATCGAGGAGCTGGTGCTCGTCGATCCGGCCGCCGACCGGCTGGAGCTGGTCGGCGGGCTGGCCCGCCGGATCTTCGCCCGGCAGGGGCACCCGGGCCGGATCGTCACCACCGGTGACCTGGACCGGGGCGTCGAGGGCGCGGACGCCGTGCTGCTCCAGCTGCGCGTCGGCGGCCAGGCCGCCCGGGAGCGGGACGAGACCTGGCCGCTGGAGTGCGGTTGCGTCGGGCAGGAGACCACCGGCGCGGGCGGCCTGGCGAAGGCGCTGCGCACGGTCCCGGTCGTCCTGGACATCGCCGAGCGAGTGCGCCGGACCAACCCGGACGCCTGGATCATCGACTTCACCAACCCGGTGGGGATCGTGACCCGCGCCCTGCTCCGGGCCGGCCACAAAGCGGTCGGCCTGTGCAACGTGGCGATCGGCCTGCAGCGGAAGTTCGCCGCGCGTCTCGGTGTGGCCCCGGCCGAGGTGCACCTGGACCACGTGGGCCTCAACCACCTCACCTGGGAGACCGGGGTCCGCCTCGGTGGCCCCACGGGCGAGGACGTCCTGCCGAAGCTGCTGGCCGACCACGGCGAGGCGATCGCGGCCGACCTGCGCCTGCCCCGCCCGGTCCTGGACCGCCTCGGCGTGGTCCCGTCCTACTACCTGCGCTACTACTACGCCCACGACGAGGTCGTACGGGAGCTGGGTGCCAAGCCCTCGCGGGCCGCCGAGGTGGCCGCGATGGAGCGGGAGTTGCTGGAGATGTACGCAGACCCGGCGCTCGACGAGAAGCCCGCGCTGCTCGCCCGGCGGGGCGGGGCCTTCTACTCGGAGGCGGCCGTGGACCTCGCCGCGTCACTGCTGGGCGACGGGGGCAGCCCGTACCAGGTGGTCAACACCGTCAACGGCTCCACGCTGCCGTTCCTGCCCGCGGACGCGGTGATCGAGGTGCAGGCCGCCGTGGGCCCGGACGGCGCGGAGCCGCTGCCGGTACCCACCGTGGATCCGCTGTACGCGGGCCTGATGGCGAACGTGACCGCCTACGAGGACCTGGCCCTCGACGCGGCCCTGCGCGGCGGCCGGGACCGGGTCTTCCGGGCCCTGCTCTCCCATCCCCTGATCGGCCAGTACGCGTACGCCGAGACCCTCACCGACCGGCTGCTCGCACACAACCGGGAGCACCTCGCGTGGGCATGA
- a CDS encoding ABC transporter substrate-binding protein gives MSGISKNAAITLAATASLALLATACTGQSGSTASDDPNAKTTITFWHGWSAPGEAKAIQANVDRFEKEHPNITVKVVGNINDDKLNQALRAGGSKGPDVVSSFTTSNIGKFCSSGAFADLKPFIEKSKLDLDKIIPKPMLDYTQFEGTRCALPLLGDAYGLYYNKDAFEKAGVKAPPKTWSEFAKVAKKLTKTKGDGYSQLGFMPNYHGYETVVDHYMSQWDHAYFDADGKSNIAKDPAFAEMFTYQKKLVESLGGFAKLEKYRNTFGDEWGAKHPFQTGQVAMQLDGEWRLGMAEAAGTDFEIGTAPMPVADDEVDEYGKGFLSGTIIGIAPQSRKQNAAWELVKYLTTDTGAVVSFANAIHNVPSTFAALKSPDLKVDEGFQTFLDIAQNEHSNTPPASVNGSTYQTTLQDFGYQYESGKVTDLQKGLEKTAKQIDTDIAQAK, from the coding sequence ATGTCCGGAATATCCAAGAACGCGGCGATCACCCTCGCCGCCACCGCCTCCCTCGCGCTCCTCGCCACCGCCTGTACGGGGCAGTCCGGGTCCACCGCCTCCGACGACCCGAACGCCAAGACGACGATCACCTTCTGGCACGGGTGGAGCGCGCCCGGCGAGGCGAAGGCGATCCAGGCGAATGTGGACCGGTTCGAGAAGGAGCACCCGAACATCACGGTGAAGGTCGTCGGGAACATCAACGACGACAAGCTCAACCAGGCGCTGCGGGCGGGCGGTTCGAAGGGGCCGGACGTCGTGTCCTCGTTCACCACGTCCAACATCGGCAAGTTCTGCTCCTCCGGAGCCTTCGCCGATCTGAAGCCCTTCATCGAGAAGTCGAAGCTCGACCTCGACAAGATCATCCCGAAGCCGATGCTGGACTACACGCAGTTCGAGGGCACCCGGTGCGCGCTGCCGCTGCTCGGGGACGCGTACGGGCTGTACTACAACAAGGACGCGTTCGAGAAGGCCGGCGTCAAGGCTCCGCCGAAGACGTGGTCGGAGTTCGCGAAGGTCGCGAAGAAGCTGACCAAGACCAAGGGCGACGGCTACTCCCAGCTGGGCTTCATGCCGAACTACCACGGCTACGAAACGGTGGTGGACCACTACATGTCGCAGTGGGACCACGCCTACTTCGACGCTGACGGCAAGTCGAACATCGCCAAGGACCCGGCGTTCGCGGAGATGTTCACGTACCAGAAGAAGCTGGTGGAATCGCTCGGCGGCTTCGCGAAGCTGGAGAAGTACCGGAACACCTTCGGTGACGAGTGGGGGGCCAAGCACCCGTTCCAGACGGGCCAGGTGGCCATGCAGCTCGACGGTGAGTGGCGGCTCGGGATGGCCGAGGCGGCCGGGACCGACTTCGAGATCGGCACCGCGCCGATGCCCGTGGCCGACGACGAGGTGGACGAGTACGGCAAGGGCTTCCTCTCCGGCACGATCATCGGCATCGCCCCGCAGAGCCGGAAGCAGAACGCCGCCTGGGAGCTGGTGAAGTACCTGACGACCGACACCGGGGCCGTCGTCTCCTTCGCCAACGCCATCCACAACGTGCCGTCCACGTTCGCGGCCCTGAAGTCGCCCGACCTGAAGGTGGACGAGGGCTTCCAGACCTTCCTGGACATCGCCCAGAACGAGCACTCGAACACTCCGCCGGCCTCCGTCAACGGCTCCACGTACCAGACGACGCTGCAGGACTTCGGCTACCAGTACGAGTCCGGCAAGGTGACGGACCTCCAGAAGGGCCTGGAGAAGACCGCGAAGCAGATCGACACCGACATCGCGCAGGCGAAGTAG
- a CDS encoding ABC transporter permease family protein: MTELRNDLRLALLLTRGSDRREWWRVALTGTGAALATAFGLAAGVLASLTGRYRVDMAAGLLNNPGERSGVIVTLLFLLVPVLGFLGQCTRVGAVHRDRRLAGLRLAGASAGQVRRIAALETGLACLAGSLVTTVAFVVFLLSEWRSPTVAAWIVIALVALGVPVLGALVSVLALRRVVASPLGWVRRTTSHTGRGPGWVFLGAVALLILVALVAVAVTNVDAPGYRTSLAPLTFCGALLAVGAGAVLLSGVVSALLGRLLARRTGNPAVLIAAERLREDPWAAARTHAAVLMGAVVGSGYIGVRQALVAQIARVDNLAERDAFYMTGLNFTAAAILIGFAVTLFGLAVGTAESLATRRRGLAAQVAAGVPYEVLGRALLLETALPLAPSVLVGGAAGTTIAFVYATAMGGTSVLPFGALLVPVAIYGACLLAAATSLPLLRRTIRPTELRYA, translated from the coding sequence GTGACGGAGCTGAGGAACGATCTGCGCCTGGCTCTTCTGTTGACGCGGGGCTCGGACCGGCGGGAGTGGTGGCGGGTGGCGCTCACGGGGACGGGGGCGGCCCTGGCGACGGCGTTCGGCCTGGCGGCGGGAGTGCTGGCCTCCCTGACGGGCCGCTACCGGGTGGACATGGCCGCCGGGCTGCTGAACAACCCCGGGGAACGCTCCGGGGTGATCGTGACCCTGCTGTTCCTGCTGGTCCCGGTCCTCGGCTTCCTCGGCCAGTGCACCCGGGTGGGCGCCGTCCACCGGGACCGGCGGCTGGCCGGACTTCGGCTGGCCGGCGCGTCGGCGGGCCAGGTGCGCCGGATCGCGGCGCTGGAGACGGGGCTGGCCTGCCTGGCCGGCTCGCTGGTCACGACGGTCGCCTTCGTGGTGTTCCTGCTGAGCGAGTGGCGGAGTCCCACCGTCGCCGCCTGGATCGTGATCGCGCTGGTGGCGCTGGGCGTGCCGGTGCTGGGTGCCCTGGTGAGCGTTCTGGCGCTGCGCCGGGTGGTGGCCTCGCCGCTGGGCTGGGTGCGCCGGACCACGTCGCACACCGGCCGGGGGCCCGGGTGGGTGTTCCTGGGAGCGGTGGCTCTGCTGATCCTCGTGGCGCTCGTCGCCGTCGCCGTCACCAACGTGGACGCGCCCGGTTATCGGACCAGCCTCGCCCCGCTGACCTTCTGCGGCGCGCTGCTCGCGGTGGGCGCGGGTGCGGTGCTGCTGTCCGGCGTGGTCTCGGCCCTCCTCGGGCGGCTGCTCGCGAGGCGCACCGGGAACCCGGCGGTGCTGATCGCCGCCGAGCGGCTGCGTGAGGACCCGTGGGCGGCGGCCCGTACCCACGCGGCCGTCCTGATGGGGGCCGTGGTCGGCAGCGGATACATCGGGGTGCGACAGGCACTGGTCGCGCAGATCGCCCGGGTCGACAACCTTGCCGAGAGGGACGCCTTCTACATGACGGGCCTGAACTTCACGGCCGCCGCCATCCTCATCGGCTTCGCCGTCACCCTGTTCGGGCTGGCCGTCGGCACCGCCGAGTCGCTCGCCACCCGCCGCCGGGGCCTGGCCGCGCAGGTCGCCGCCGGGGTGCCGTACGAGGTGCTGGGCCGGGCCCTGCTCCTGGAGACCGCGCTGCCGCTGGCGCCCTCGGTACTGGTGGGCGGGGCCGCCGGCACGACGATCGCCTTCGTGTACGCCACGGCCATGGGCGGCACCTCGGTCCTGCCGTTCGGGGCGCTGCTGGTGCCCGTCGCGATCTACGGCGCCTGTCTCCTCGCGGCGGCCACCTCCCTGCCGCTGCTCAGGCGGACGATCCGGCCCACGGAGCTGCGGTACGCGTGA